A region of the Gemmatimonadaceae bacterium genome:
AACCCCAAGGTGCACGAGGCGCTCGAGGAAGCAGCGACGGACTCGAATTCAAGGCATTTCAAGGCCGCCCTCGACGTAATCGTGCGTTACGACACCGACGCCCCCGAGAACGACCCGCTGCCCGTCCTCACGAAGGAGCAGCTCACCGAGCGGATCGTGAACATCCTCCGCGTTGCCGCCAAGCGGCGGAAGGCAGCTGCGATGGATGGTTCGCAAGTCACCTAGGACACTGAAGGCGATCCCTCCGACGAGGCCGAGAAGACAAATCGGGTCTCGCGCGGATAGCGGCTCCTATAGGTGCCGAGCGCCGACTGAAAGTCAGGCCACCCAGGTTAGTCGTCGGCATAGGCCTGCCTTGGCACCAGTATACTTGACGCAGCTAAAGCGGAGACATGTTTGACTCTCCCCCCGCTCTACGGTTAGCGCCGTGGCAGAGGCGGAGCAACCGGACGCGAGCCCGTCACGGACTCGACGGCTTGGGCAGTTTCGCCGGCCCGTGCACGCTCGGCCATTTCGGCCTGAGAGATCGCGCCCTTCATTTCCGGGCGCTTGCGGTTAGCGGTGGGGAGTTCCTTCAGCCGCCGGAGGATGGCGGCACGTCGATCGGGGTCGGTGGTGCGGTTGAGGTCAGCAAATAGCTGCTGGCGCTCTTCGGCTACTCCGTCGGTCTCGTTCCGTAGATCAGCCGCATCGTCCCGTCCGGCATCTTCGACACTATCGAAGGTGGGCATGGGCGGCCGCCGCACATCGTCATCTGCATCTTCTCCGCTCCGTCCTTCTCGTAATAGAAGGTCTTCTTCACCGTAGTTGTATCGCGACCCTTCTTCTTGAACACGGCCATCGCCTAGTCCTCGCTCGCCCTGCGGCGGTTTAACTCTCGCCGTGGCGTCGGAAGCGGCTCCGGATGGTCTGACAACATCCGGTCCTCGCGCTCCAGATACTCCTCCACCGGCGTCCGGCCGTTGATCATCACGCCCTTCTTCGACGAGTCGGGGCTCGGCTTCGTTGTTGTTCCACTCTGCGTATCCATTCGCTACCACCTTGTCGTGCTTTAGAGCATCGAATGTGCCGCGGGATGCTTCTCACATTTCAACCGAGCTGGGCAAGCAGCGATTCGCATACATCCCCCCGGACCGGCATCGGTACTTTGAGGCGGAAAATCTCTTCGGTCAGTCGATGCCGTCTCCCATGCCATCGACTGACCGAGATATACGTGACGCGGGGAACGCCTACGCGGTCGGCCTCTCGGGATCGGGGTTTCGGCGGTGAATCTGTCCATCCACGTATTTGCCCATTTTATCCCTCGTCGCTCGCCGAGCCCGAGTAGACAATGTCGCCCGTTGCCTTGGAGATCATGATGATCTCACTACTCCTAAACCCCAACACCTGCTTTGGCAGGATATACGCGATCCACGGATCTTCGGTATGTGACCCGTAGATGAACGGCTCTCGCGTACCACGTTCCCTGAGCTCTTGGCGGTCAACCACATCGCCAATCCCCGCTGCATCTACGAAACGCTCGTTGGGTTCCGCAAGGAATCTCTCTGCAATATCGCGAGCCTGCTCGCGGGTCACCCGCGGCCGCAGCGTCGCGTGCGCCTCGATAATCGTTTTCCGGCACTCCATCTCCAGCGTCCAAAACGGGGCCTGTAGCGCCAAAAAACTTTCGTTCTCGAGTATTGCGAGCCGTTCATGGTACTGTGCTTCAAAGTGCGCCGGCGGGTGGAACGCTCTAGCCGTTTCCCAGAATCGTTCCTCTCGGTCCACGAGGGCGGCGGCTAGCCCTGCCGATTCGCCAACCCAGCCAAGAGTGTCCGCGATGTTCTTGAGGAGATTCGGCACAGCTTCGCCGGCTGGGATGCGGGCACGGGCGACCCACGCAAGGTTAAAGAGCCACCGCCGGATGGACGACTGAGGGTGAGCCAGATTGCCGGTCAGAGTTCGAAAAGCCTCGCCGCCACCAGGCTCTATCAGCTCTTGGCAGAGCCTCCAGGGAAGAGATTCAAGCCACGGAATCGGGCGACGTTCAGCCGCACTAGCACTACGCTCGGCGGCAGCCCACGCGAGAGCAGTGAACTCAGTTCCGTGTTCAGCCGCAGCAAGCACACATGCGTAGGCAAGAGAATCAACCGATCGGGCTAGCTGCGCCTCGGGGCTGGTTTGAATTACCTCGTCGCGCCACCTGATGGCGAGATCCACGAATCGACGCTGAGGTTTCACTGCGCGCACTCCCTGTGCTGGCTGCCGGCGCGTTGCGATAGTCCGGCGTGCTCCTTCGCCACTCGATCTGCGGCAATCATACGCCGAATCGAGCGGCACTGGCTCTCAACGCTCATCGGGATAGCGGTCATCTTCCAGCGCGCGGTTCGCCCTCGGTCTCAGCACAGGGAGGATCACACCCACTAATTCGCATGACAAGTTAACATGGTAGATTCTCTTCGGCCAGAAAGCGCATTTACCGCGCAATGTCTGGCCTCCAAGTCGCCTTCGGTGCGACCATTCGACAACTGCGGGAAGAACTCGGCTTATCTCAGGAGAAGCTGGCGCAACGCGCCAAGGTTTCTCGCAACTTCTGGGGGTCCGTTGAACGAGGGGAATCGAGTATTTCGATGGATGTAGCAGAACGCTTCGCCAAAGCGCTCGGACTATCTCTTTCCGAGTTGATCCACCTGTCAGAAATTCGCCGAAGGTGAACCGCACAACCTTACTTCCCTCCGACGGCTAGACAACGATGGCGACCACGGAACACACCCTCAACGATGCCCTTGCCGCGGTTCTGAGAACGACGCGGCGAGCGTGGGCCAATTCGGAGGTTGTGCGTTCGGAAAACAGCGGAATGCTGATCGGCAGCACGGCGCGGCCAGACATACTCGTCTTGGAAGCGAACGTCTCTCCCG
Encoded here:
- a CDS encoding helix-turn-helix transcriptional regulator, with the protein product MSGLQVAFGATIRQLREELGLSQEKLAQRAKVSRNFWGSVERGESSISMDVAERFAKALGLSLSELIHLSEIRRR